One Brassica napus cultivar Da-Ae chromosome C4, Da-Ae, whole genome shotgun sequence genomic region harbors:
- the LOC106406047 gene encoding probable glycosyltransferase At5g03795 encodes MRILSRLERFDIRRLLSGMIVTVGLIVLLVLCFGIPCRNAFCSSPVKVSGIVANPSEVVKTKMNHSSEYEEGTRNNDSSRENVVAISNVKVELNASLIPSPNVSLGKPEMAVDSSVLVRSNDDSRESNVLPIMRRHKQVAATVSISQMNSLLIQSLPSSHSPKPRWSSARDSEMLSAKSEIENASVVHESLGLDASIYRNISKFLRSYDLMERKLRVYVYKEGKKPIFHRPMPRGIYASEGWFMKLMESNKKFLVKDPRKAHLFYIPVSIKALRTSLGQDFQTPKSLADHLKEYVDLIAAKYKFWNRTAGADHFLVACHDWGNKLTKKHMSNSVRALCNSNVAQGFRIGIDTALPVTYIRSAESPIEYRGGKTPSERKILAFFAGSMHGYLRPILVQLWENKSPDMKILGPMPRDPQGKKQYREYMKSSRYCICARGYEVHTPRVVEAIVNECVPVIIADNYVPPFFEVLNWEEFAVFVEEKDIQNLRNILVSIPEERYIGMQARVKTVQQHFLWHKKPVKFDLFHMILHSVWHSRINRIKTKSRH; translated from the exons ATGAGAATACTCAGTCGATTGGAGAGATTTGACATCCGCAGATTGCTGTCGGGCATGATCGTTACCGTTGGTTTAATTGTTCTACTTGTTCTGTGTTTCGGTATCCCCTGTCGCAATGCTTTTTGCTCGTCTCCGGTTAAGGTTTCAGGAATTGTAGCTAATCCCAGCGAAGTGGTTAAAACAAAGATGAATCACTCTAGTGAGTATGAAGAGGGGACAAGAAACAATGATTCCTCTAGAGAAAATGTTGTTGCAATCAGCAATGTAAAAGTAGAGCTTAATGCATCTCTTATCCCTTCACCAAATGTATCACTGGGGAAGCCTGAAATGGCGGTTGATAGTTCGGTTTTGGTTAGGAGTAATGATGATAGTAGAGAAAGTAATGTTTTGCCTATTATGAGAAGACATAAGCAAGTGGCTGCTACAGTCTCGATATCTCAGATGAACTCATTGCTGATCCAAAGTCTCCCTTCTTCTCATTCCCCT aAGCCTCGTTGGTCATCTGCTCGAGACTCTGAAATGCTCTCTGCCAAATCCGAGATTGAGAATGCTTCTGTTGTTCATGAGTCTCTTGGACTCGATGCTTCCATTTATCGAAATATCTCCAAGTTCCTAAG GAGTTACGACTTGATGGAGAGGAAACTTAGAGTTTATGTGTATAAGGAAGGAAAGAAACCTATATTCCATAGGCCAATGCCTCGAGGAATTTACGCTTCAGAAGGTTGGTTCATGAAACTCATGGAAAGCAACAAGAAGTTTCTCGTAAAAGACCCGAGGAAGGCTCATTTGTTCTACATACCTGTCAGCATTAAAGCTCTCAGGACCTCTCTGGGACAGGACTTTCAGACACCAAAGAGTCTTGCAGACCATCTGAAGGAATATGTGGATTTGATAGCAGCAAAGTACAAGTTCTGGAACCGAACTGCTGGAGCCGATCACTTTCTTGTTGCTTGCCATGATTGG GGCAACAAACTTACAAAGAAGCACATGAGTAACAGTGTCCGAGCACTTTGCAACTCAAATGTTGCACAAGGCTTCAGAATCGGGATCGACACAGCTCTACCGGTCACGTATATACGCTCTGCCGAGTCGCCTATTGAGTACCGAGGAGGCAAAACTCCATCAGAGAGGAAGATTCTTGCATTCTTTGCTGGAAGCATGCATGGATATCTCCGACCGATCCTCGTGCAGCTCTGGGAGAACAAATCACCCGACATGAAGATCCTCGGCCCAATGCCTCGTGACCCTCAAGGCAAGAAACAGTACCGTGAATACATGAAGAGCAGCAGGTACTGTATATGTGCAAGGGGTTATGAAGTGCATACTCCAAGGGTTGTGGAAGCTATAGTCAACGAATGTGTTCCGGTTATCATTGCTGACAACTACGTGCCTCCCTTTTTCGAGGTTCTGAATTGGGAGGAATTCGCGGTGTTTGTAGAGGAGAAAGACATACAGAATCTGAGGAACATTCTGGTGTCTATACCTGAAGAGAGATATATTGGCATGCAAGCTAGGGTAAAGACGGTTCAGCAACATTTCCTGTGGCACAAGAAACCTGTCAAGTTTGATCTCTTTCATATGATTTTGCATTCTGTTTGGCACAGCCGAATTAACAGAATTAAAACCAAGTCAAGGCATTGA
- the LOC106406046 gene encoding probable transcription factor At1g66420 has translation MANNLNHHPFEDPPSSPYSSAGEEEIESEEEDQQHLHTIFSSEEDEPEDPPPRSGSKKDVCGSSESQLTGKKRLSTNASSNVAKKICTQGGKMGTNTPSFARVFSEKDEIVLLQGVIDSQVKNPLKYKRSFYQSMKGSFSFDVTLVQFKDKIRNLKRKYKAKEKSGEQAASASNPHQQKCFQLSKAIWGADGIAVESKESERGLTKKPDLVTPRKGKNNAQEGSKREDMDKSPLVEKESTDWDESSFFLGLDFLKEKWTKVPSETKKGTQEKMKKLHANELECQKYEEMLKTMKDKCAHDKIELLNEVTSLIMAAD, from the coding sequence ATGGCAAATAATCTCAATCACCACCCATTCGAAGATCCACCATCATCCCCATATTCAAGCGCCGGCGAGGAAGAAATagagtctgaagaagaagacCAGCAGCATCTGCATACCATATTTTCTTCAGAAGAAGACGAACCCGAAGATCCTCCACCGAGATCTGGTTCCAagaaggacgtctgtggttccAGCGAGTCTCAGCTGACAGGGAAGAAGCGTCTCTCAACCAACGCGAGTTCGAATGTAGCCAAGAAAATTTGTACCCAAGGTGGGAAGATGGGAACTAATACACCATCTTTTGCGAGAGTGTTTAGTGAGAAAGATGAGATTGTTTTGTTACAAGGTGTAATTGATTCCCAAGTGAAGAATCCATTGAAATATAAGCGCAGTTTCTACCAATCAATGAAGGGTTCTTTTAGCTTCGATGTTACCTTGGTTCAGTTCAAGGACAAAATCCGTAAtctgaaaagaaaatataaagccAAAGAGAAGAGCGGTGAACAAGCAGCTTCTGCTTCGAATCCGCATCAACAAAAGTGCTTTCAGTTATCAAAGGCTATTTGGGGAGCTGATGGGATAGCTGTTGAATCAAAGGAGAGTGAGAGGGGATTGACAAAGAAGCCTGACTTGGTCACTCCACGTAAGGGTAAGAATAATGCTCAAGAAGGTAGTAAAAGAGAAGATATGGACAAGTCACCACTTGTTGAGAAAGAATCTACTGATTGGGATGaaagttctttctttcttggtTTGGATTTTCTCAAAGAGAAATGGACCAAGGTGCCTTCTGAGACTAAGAAGGGAACCcaagagaagatgaagaagttgCATGCCAATGAACTTGAATGTCAAAAATATGAAGAGATGCTGAAGACTATGAAAGATAAATGTGCACATGACAAGATAGAGCTGTTGAATGAGGTTACCTCTTTGATTATGGCAGCTGATTAG
- the LOC111197791 gene encoding probable transcription factor At1g66420, which produces MTNNLKHPFEDPPSSPSSSAGEREIEFVSSQEDEDEEGRQHTIFSSDEDEPEDPPPRSSGEAQLSGRKRLSEGISSSNVSSKRAKKGEKMGTKNRRFSEKDEIVLLQGIVDYKGKNPLEDKRSLYESMKGSFSFDVTLDQFRDKIRHMNNKYTAKEKSGEQQASILNPHQQKCFQLSKAIWGADGIAFESANGKLKKSEGRVSKKRDLVSSLMGKKAQEGSKRGDTKNAPLVEKESDWDESSFFLGMDFLKEKWTKVPAETKKETQEKMKKLHANELECQKFEKMLKTMKDKCAHDKVELLNEVTSLIMAAD; this is translated from the coding sequence ATGACAAATAATCTCAAGCACCCATTCGAAGATCCACCATCGTCCCCATCTTCAAGCGCCGGCGAGAGAGAAATAGAGTTCGTGTCGTctcaagaagatgaagatgaagaagggcGCCAGCACACCATCTTTTCTTCTGATGAGGACGAACCAGAAGATCCTCCACCGAGGAGTTCCGGCGAGGCTCAGCTGTCAGGGAGGAAGCGGCTGAGTGAAGGGATCTCAAGTAGCAACGTGAGTTCGAAACGAGCCAAGAAAGGTGAGAAGATGGGAACTAAGAATAGACGGTTTAGTGAGAAAGATGAGATTGTTTTGCTACAAGGCATAGTTGATTACAAAGGGAAGAATCCATTAGAAGATAAGCGTTCACTCTACGAATCAATGAAGGGTTCTTTTAGCTTTGATGTTACCTTGGATCAGTTCAGGGACAAGATTCGTCATATGAACAACAAATATACAGCTAAAGAGAAGAGCGGTGAACAGCAGGCTTctattttgaatcctcatcagCAAAAGTGTTTTCAGTTATCAAAGGCTATTTGGGGAGCTGATGGGATAGCTTTTGAATCTGCTAACGGTAAGTTAAAGAAGAGTGAGGGGAGAGTGTCAAAGAAGCGTGACTTGGTCTCTTCACTTATGGGTAAGAAGGCCCAAGAAGGTAGTAAAAGAGGAGATACGAAGAATGCACCACTTGTAGAGAAAGAATCTGATTGGGATGaaagttctttctttcttggtatggattttttgaaagaaaaatggaCCAAGGTTCCAGCTGAGACTAAGAAGgaaacacaagagaagatgaagaagttgCATGCGAATGAACTTGAATGTCAAAAGTTTGAAAAGATGTTGAAGACTATGAAAGATAAATGTGCACATGACAAGGTAGAGCTCTTGAATGAGGTTACCTCTTTGATCATGGCAGCAGATTAG